In a genomic window of Holophagaceae bacterium:
- a CDS encoding NAD-dependent epimerase/dehydratase family protein: MIRRILLTGASGFVGQHMARLLVARGFQVAALQRGSLGIELPPMVERIYADLADPASLATVPRRWHGVIHLAGASVPSLFTTTAPVVQNVAMTLNLLEHIQEARILLVSSCHVYAPSDQPRSEDGPIVPQGRYGLSKHLVEQLAPHYAQRLDIRIARPFNHLGPHQRPELVVPSLLRRLKTAKDESGPVRMQGMNSVRDFIDVRDVAAAYLAILELESPEHRAFNVCTGKGRSIGELVALVLRLLGSEREVRFDGKPNSSDDIPFLVGSPERLVADSGWKPELSLEQSLQAMLETMQTIPMEGQP; encoded by the coding sequence ATGATCCGTCGCATCCTCCTCACTGGCGCTTCCGGCTTCGTGGGCCAGCACATGGCCCGGTTGCTGGTGGCGCGGGGTTTCCAGGTCGCCGCGCTGCAACGCGGATCCCTGGGCATCGAGCTTCCGCCGATGGTCGAGCGGATTTACGCGGACCTTGCTGATCCAGCCTCGCTGGCCACGGTGCCCAGGCGATGGCATGGCGTGATCCACCTGGCCGGGGCCTCAGTCCCGAGCCTCTTCACCACCACGGCCCCGGTGGTGCAGAACGTCGCCATGACCTTGAATCTCCTGGAACACATCCAGGAAGCCCGCATCCTGCTGGTTTCCAGTTGCCACGTCTATGCCCCGTCGGATCAACCCAGATCCGAGGATGGCCCCATTGTTCCCCAGGGCCGCTACGGCCTGAGCAAGCACCTCGTCGAACAACTCGCGCCCCATTACGCCCAGCGCCTCGACATCCGCATCGCGCGCCCCTTCAACCACCTGGGCCCCCACCAGCGGCCGGAGCTGGTGGTCCCTTCCCTGCTCCGCCGCCTGAAGACCGCCAAGGACGAGTCCGGGCCGGTGCGGATGCAGGGCATGAACAGCGTCCGGGACTTCATCGATGTGCGGGATGTGGCTGCGGCCTACCTGGCCATCCTCGAACTGGAATCCCCTGAGCACCGCGCGTTCAATGTCTGCACGGGCAAGGGCAGGAGCATCGGCGAACTGGTGGCTCTGGTGCTCCGGCTGCTGGGTTCCGAACGCGAGGTCCGCTTCGACGGCAAGCCCAATTCATCCGATGACATACCCTTCCTGGTGGGCTCGCCGGAACGCCTGGTGGCTGACTCCGGGTGGAAGCCTGAACTCAGCCTTGAACAAAGCCTGCAGGCGATGTTGGAGACGATGCAAACGATTCCTATGGAAGGTCAGCCATGA
- the gmd gene encoding GDP-mannose 4,6-dehydratase → MNDKKVALVTGITGQDGSYLAELLLSKGYQVHGIVRRASLFNTDRIDHLHVGEHPDPSFFLHYGDLSDAGALRNVLDEVQPDEIYNLGAQSHVRVSFDQPEYTVDVVAVGVVRLLESIRNYQKHNQKQIRFYQASSSEMFGSAKPRQHEGTRFEPRSPYACAKVYAHYQVINHRESYGLFACNGILFNHESPRRGETFVTRKITRAATRIKLGLQEKLFLGNLDAKRDWGFAGDYVEAMWRMLQQDQADDYAVATGSSISIRAFLDLVFEKLDLDWQKYVEVDPRYFRPAEVDHLEGDPSKARKLLGWEPKTDVKMLAGMMVDSDLRIAEKELLLKNAGHGGATPGGYR, encoded by the coding sequence ATGAACGATAAAAAGGTCGCCCTCGTCACCGGCATCACAGGACAGGATGGAAGCTACCTGGCGGAATTGCTGCTCTCGAAGGGCTACCAGGTGCATGGAATTGTCCGGCGGGCCTCGCTCTTCAACACAGATCGCATCGACCATCTGCATGTAGGCGAGCATCCCGATCCGAGCTTCTTCCTCCACTACGGGGATCTTTCGGACGCCGGGGCCCTGCGCAATGTGCTGGACGAGGTCCAGCCGGACGAAATCTACAACCTGGGCGCCCAGAGCCACGTGCGCGTGAGCTTCGACCAGCCCGAATACACCGTCGACGTGGTGGCCGTGGGCGTGGTCCGGCTGCTGGAATCCATCCGCAACTACCAGAAGCACAACCAAAAGCAGATCCGCTTCTACCAGGCCAGCAGCTCCGAGATGTTCGGCTCCGCCAAGCCGCGCCAGCACGAGGGCACGCGCTTCGAGCCGCGCAGCCCCTACGCCTGCGCCAAGGTCTACGCCCACTACCAGGTCATCAACCACCGCGAAAGCTACGGGCTGTTCGCGTGCAACGGCATCCTGTTCAACCACGAAAGCCCGCGCCGCGGCGAGACTTTCGTCACCCGAAAAATCACCCGCGCCGCCACGCGCATCAAGCTTGGATTGCAGGAAAAACTCTTCCTCGGGAACCTCGACGCGAAGCGCGACTGGGGCTTCGCCGGGGACTACGTGGAGGCCATGTGGCGCATGCTGCAGCAGGACCAGGCCGATGACTACGCGGTGGCCACCGGCTCATCCATTTCCATCCGGGCCTTCCTGGACCTCGTCTTTGAAAAACTGGATCTGGACTGGCAGAAATACGTGGAAGTGGACCCGCGCTATTTCCGTCCTGCGGAGGTGGACCATCTCGAAGGCGACCCCTCGAAAGCCAGGAAACTGCTGGGCTGGGAGCCCAAGACCGATGTCAAGATGCTGGCCGGCATGATGGTGGATTCCGATCTGCGCATCGCGGAAAAGGAACTGCTGCTGAAGAACGCCGGGCATGGCGGGGCGACGCCGGGAGGGTATCGGTGA
- a CDS encoding peptidylprolyl isomerase, whose amino-acid sequence MLRYPPFKRWLPMALASGVISGQPVPKPKATAPHFTIRESIQAEWQRAAPNLEIGALPRVDRERYELTLRRIGAPGMPKLLPPELENPTVEIWEAKAKEARTPRERFTALHFLNRLKSTKALTALDGLKPEDAMTWPKHLYLDANIATARLQGGEVSEILGRFLNALGKAGKASPVRTQAARLRLVMSGKENELLPLVEATPGATLAMLDAWNRGSLASRQASHSKLFQVWTGNLDAPAKGLEQPEFSAAWRALGLLPLRPQNLLRCTEGLTQRLLEGLPEPLPPSLAPGAFLCLSIANPRILPLAAKKLGSATDPPIREEVRQALAFKSDTKLPGLLHGAGLAALRASGSESANAIREQLLRGSDPIARSAAIEDLPEAPADLDTLTQLAWKDRDLEPQQTLIESYSRWKLANEKQIELLKPWLQHPDWACRYLAYQQLVKLDPTTPWPTTSEPNERERILLKEAARLASSGRPLRLRITFSGKRRVTLRLDPTVAPINVANLATLARKGFFNGRLVPRVVPDFVVQMGSPYDTMDGGPGYSVRCENSLDWYGPGSVGMALSGKDTGGSQFFITTNATPHLTGKYTRMGEVEDPDRALKILDDLELGAKIERLEVLE is encoded by the coding sequence ATGCTTCGCTATCCACCCTTCAAGCGTTGGCTGCCCATGGCCCTGGCATCGGGGGTAATCTCGGGCCAACCCGTGCCAAAGCCGAAGGCCACAGCACCGCATTTCACCATCCGCGAGTCCATCCAGGCCGAGTGGCAGCGAGCCGCGCCGAACCTCGAAATAGGCGCGCTGCCCCGGGTCGACCGCGAGCGCTACGAGCTGACCCTGCGGCGCATCGGCGCGCCGGGCATGCCCAAGCTGCTGCCCCCTGAGCTGGAGAACCCGACGGTCGAAATCTGGGAAGCCAAGGCCAAGGAAGCCAGGACGCCCCGGGAGCGGTTCACGGCCCTGCACTTCCTGAATCGATTGAAAAGCACCAAGGCATTGACTGCCTTGGACGGCCTGAAGCCCGAAGATGCCATGACCTGGCCCAAGCACCTCTACCTGGACGCGAATATCGCCACGGCACGTCTGCAGGGTGGCGAGGTGTCGGAAATTCTGGGGAGATTCTTGAACGCGTTGGGAAAAGCGGGCAAGGCATCGCCCGTCCGAACCCAGGCTGCGCGCCTGCGTCTGGTGATGTCGGGCAAGGAAAACGAACTGCTTCCGCTGGTAGAGGCCACGCCAGGCGCAACCCTGGCGATGCTGGATGCTTGGAATCGCGGCTCCCTGGCTTCCCGGCAAGCGTCGCATTCGAAGTTATTCCAGGTCTGGACCGGAAATCTTGATGCTCCCGCCAAAGGATTGGAACAACCAGAATTCAGCGCGGCGTGGAGGGCCCTGGGCCTGCTTCCATTGCGTCCCCAGAATCTCCTCCGATGCACCGAAGGACTGACTCAGCGGCTTCTGGAAGGACTCCCGGAACCCCTTCCGCCTTCCCTCGCGCCGGGGGCATTCCTCTGCCTTTCCATCGCGAATCCGCGCATCCTCCCGCTGGCTGCGAAGAAACTTGGCAGCGCGACCGACCCACCCATTCGAGAAGAGGTCCGCCAGGCCCTCGCCTTCAAGAGCGACACTAAGCTTCCAGGGCTGCTGCATGGAGCCGGGCTCGCTGCATTGCGGGCAAGTGGTTCGGAGTCTGCGAACGCCATCCGGGAACAGCTGCTCAGGGGCTCCGACCCCATCGCCCGTTCCGCTGCCATCGAAGATCTCCCCGAAGCCCCCGCTGATCTCGACACCCTGACTCAGCTCGCCTGGAAAGACCGCGATCTGGAACCCCAGCAAACGCTCATCGAGAGTTATTCGCGATGGAAGCTGGCCAACGAAAAACAGATCGAATTGCTGAAGCCTTGGCTGCAGCACCCGGATTGGGCGTGCCGCTATCTGGCCTACCAGCAGCTCGTGAAGCTCGACCCCACAACGCCTTGGCCCACCACGTCCGAGCCAAACGAGCGCGAAAGAATACTTCTCAAAGAAGCGGCGCGCCTGGCCTCATCCGGAAGGCCGCTGCGCCTTCGCATCACCTTTTCCGGCAAGCGCCGTGTGACCTTGCGCCTGGATCCCACCGTAGCGCCCATCAATGTCGCGAACCTCGCGACGCTGGCGCGCAAGGGCTTCTTCAACGGCCGGCTGGTGCCGCGGGTGGTGCCGGACTTCGTGGTGCAGATGGGCTCGCCCTACGACACCATGGACGGCGGCCCGGGCTATTCCGTGCGCTGCGAGAACAGCCTGGACTGGTACGGCCCCGGCAGCGTGGGCATGGCGCTCTCGGGCAAGGACACCGGCGGTTCGCAGTTCTTCATCACCACCAACGCCACGCCTCATTTGACCGGGAAGTACACGCGCATGGGAGAGGTGGAGGATCCGGACCGCGCCCTGAAGATCCTCGATGATCTGGAATTGGGCGCGAAGATCGAGCGCCTGGAGGTCCTGGAATAG
- a CDS encoding serine/threonine protein kinase, whose translation MAMVHTESIGRYRVVGTLGQGAMGRVYLADDPGLGMKVAVKLIKRDNMLENEVILARFRREAALGARIRHTNIVAIYDVGHDINHGPYMVMEYVDGRELAEILKEGSATTAEKLDWLRQIAKALRCAHQGGIIHRDVKPANILVSRDGQAKLIDFGVAKVMGIQLAIPGIPPGGPEAPGAGAGPSESLPEAELLADKYATAWGLLSAAGAQNSDEPHLEVLTSHGAQDSEPTGGDAQAQREDHQKDELTQFGALIGTPSYTAPELLSGASSSPQTDDFAFAVTAFQTLLRQLPFRGPGTRETLEHIRAGMVEFPMDVTPSLQVVFEKALALDPRNRYADPDAFVSDLYRACGVDDPAPEVKTPRPQSRSSIPTNLSARHVIPWVKWIGGGLAVLVVLGIGLDLWLASPNGLEEITIHTEPAGASVYVDGVYLGQAPLDRITLSEPGRRLRVVKKRYRTVERHLTPEDGFVSLVLELAPYDLKVETEPAGAEILLDGRSVGASPMLLKRVPGKGEHTLEVRMPGFVPRTIKLDALRPNREPIKLDPEGAPEAK comes from the coding sequence ATGGCAATGGTCCATACGGAATCCATCGGGCGGTACCGCGTCGTGGGCACGCTGGGGCAGGGCGCCATGGGGCGCGTCTACCTGGCGGATGACCCCGGGCTCGGCATGAAGGTGGCCGTCAAGCTGATCAAGCGCGACAACATGCTTGAGAACGAGGTGATCCTGGCCCGTTTCCGGCGCGAGGCCGCGCTGGGCGCTCGGATCCGGCACACCAACATCGTGGCCATCTATGACGTGGGCCACGACATCAACCATGGCCCCTACATGGTGATGGAGTACGTGGACGGACGGGAGCTGGCGGAGATCCTGAAGGAGGGTTCCGCCACGACGGCGGAGAAACTGGATTGGCTCAGGCAGATTGCGAAGGCCCTGCGCTGCGCCCACCAAGGCGGCATCATCCACCGGGATGTGAAACCCGCCAACATCCTGGTGAGCCGCGACGGCCAGGCCAAGCTCATCGATTTCGGCGTGGCCAAAGTCATGGGAATCCAACTGGCAATCCCCGGGATTCCTCCTGGCGGCCCAGAGGCCCCGGGCGCCGGGGCGGGTCCGTCCGAATCCCTGCCGGAAGCCGAACTGCTTGCGGATAAGTACGCCACCGCCTGGGGACTGCTCTCCGCCGCGGGCGCCCAGAACAGCGATGAACCCCACTTGGAAGTGCTGACCAGCCACGGAGCGCAGGACAGCGAGCCCACCGGCGGAGATGCCCAAGCGCAGCGGGAGGATCATCAGAAGGATGAATTGACGCAATTCGGCGCGCTCATCGGGACGCCTTCCTATACCGCTCCGGAGTTGCTGAGCGGAGCGAGCTCCTCGCCGCAGACCGATGATTTCGCCTTCGCGGTGACGGCCTTCCAGACCCTGCTGAGGCAGCTTCCATTTAGAGGACCCGGGACCCGGGAGACCCTGGAGCACATCCGCGCCGGGATGGTGGAATTCCCCATGGATGTGACGCCAAGCCTTCAGGTGGTCTTCGAAAAGGCGCTGGCCCTCGATCCCCGCAACCGCTACGCGGATCCAGATGCTTTCGTGAGCGACTTGTATCGGGCCTGCGGTGTGGACGATCCGGCCCCCGAAGTGAAGACCCCGCGGCCCCAGTCCCGTTCGAGCATCCCCACGAACTTGTCGGCCCGCCATGTGATTCCCTGGGTGAAATGGATCGGGGGCGGATTGGCGGTTCTGGTGGTGCTTGGCATCGGCCTGGATCTTTGGCTCGCCTCGCCCAATGGCCTGGAGGAAATCACCATCCACACGGAACCGGCCGGGGCCTCGGTCTATGTGGATGGGGTGTATCTGGGCCAGGCGCCCCTGGACCGGATCACCCTTTCCGAACCCGGCCGGCGCTTGAGGGTCGTGAAGAAGCGCTACCGGACCGTGGAACGCCATCTCACGCCCGAGGATGGTTTCGTAAGTTTGGTGCTGGAGCTGGCGCCCTACGATTTGAAAGTGGAAACCGAGCCGGCCGGGGCCGAGATCCTCCTGGATGGCAGGTCCGTCGGCGCGAGCCCCATGCTGCTCAAGCGCGTGCCAGGAAAAGGGGAACACACCCTCGAGGTGAGGATGCCGGGGTTCGTTCCCAGAACCATCAAGCTGGATGCCCTGCGGCCGAATCGGGAGCCCATCAAGCTGGACCCTGAAGGCGCCCCGGAGGCCAAGTGA
- a CDS encoding glycosyltransferase family 4 protein produces MKLGLFHPAFKTLGGAEILAASHGRFLLEEGHELSIITFGYDPDRWGDRLAGMDLRLVPKRHWRDAFLFWDRLRKQRARGLRAEPQLKGFDAVIAYNWPCSTMLGASATGARKIWHCNEPPRGLHPRAANPTLVAKLQEGERDADALKAFARRLAASDRKVAGNGTYRSLREADLKAIDGLDELWALSEFSAANLCAAYGPRKVEVIYPMVRFPEGVAKQRGLDRSGLQVLVHSRLEVLKNVDTVLKGFAQFRTKADPSARLHVVGEGESRPRLESLSRELGLERSVVFHGFLPDEGLREVYDACDVFALLTLDEPFGMVYPEAAAKGLLLIGPDHGGPFEILEGGRIGWCVDAFDPSALCGALEEIRSLPDAEVMRRRAEADRACRMRFGRTAIGARLLQLLRA; encoded by the coding sequence ATGAAGCTCGGCCTCTTCCATCCAGCCTTCAAGACCCTGGGCGGGGCCGAAATCCTGGCGGCTTCCCACGGCCGCTTCCTCTTGGAAGAGGGCCATGAACTGAGCATCATCACCTTCGGATATGACCCCGACCGCTGGGGGGACCGCCTGGCTGGGATGGACCTGCGCCTGGTCCCCAAACGCCATTGGCGGGACGCATTCCTCTTCTGGGATCGCCTAAGAAAACAACGGGCAAGGGGCCTGAGGGCCGAGCCGCAATTGAAGGGGTTCGACGCCGTGATCGCCTACAACTGGCCCTGCAGCACGATGCTCGGGGCCTCCGCGACCGGCGCTCGGAAAATCTGGCATTGCAACGAACCGCCCCGAGGCCTCCACCCAAGAGCCGCCAATCCGACCCTCGTGGCCAAGTTGCAGGAGGGGGAGCGGGATGCCGATGCGCTCAAGGCCTTTGCAAGACGGCTTGCGGCGAGCGATCGAAAGGTGGCCGGGAACGGAACCTACCGCTCGCTGCGCGAAGCGGATCTGAAAGCCATCGATGGGCTCGACGAACTCTGGGCCCTGAGCGAATTTTCCGCCGCCAACCTTTGCGCGGCCTATGGGCCCAGAAAGGTGGAAGTCATCTACCCCATGGTGCGCTTTCCCGAAGGCGTCGCCAAGCAGCGGGGCCTGGATCGATCCGGCCTCCAGGTGCTCGTCCACTCCAGGCTGGAGGTGCTCAAGAATGTGGACACGGTGCTGAAGGGCTTCGCGCAATTCAGGACGAAAGCGGACCCTTCCGCGCGGCTGCATGTGGTGGGCGAAGGAGAGAGCAGGCCCCGCCTGGAGTCCCTTTCCCGGGAGCTGGGTCTGGAGCGTTCGGTGGTATTCCACGGTTTCCTGCCGGATGAGGGCCTGCGGGAGGTCTACGACGCCTGCGATGTCTTTGCGCTCCTCACCTTGGACGAGCCGTTCGGCATGGTTTATCCCGAGGCCGCAGCCAAGGGCCTGCTGCTCATCGGCCCTGACCATGGCGGGCCTTTCGAGATCCTCGAAGGGGGGCGGATCGGGTGGTGCGTGGATGCCTTCGATCCATCGGCCCTGTGCGGTGCGCTGGAGGAAATCCGGTCGCTTCCGGATGCGGAGGTGATGCGCCGGCGCGCGGAGGCGGACCGCGCCTGCCGCATGAGGTTCGGCCGCACGGCCATCGGGGCGAGGCTGCTGCAATTGTTGCGGGCCTGA
- a CDS encoding TIGR01777 family protein, whose translation MTGTRDEPLSNVVVAGGSGLVGTPLVAALVGQGVQVTVLSRDPSRQLLPQGAMVRGYDELPGVLDGSDAVINLAGASIAGKRWNETYKRELLESRVGLTSRLVEAMSACRIKPRALVNASAIGFYGPRGGEPVSEQDARGKGFLADLCLAWEEAADRALKLGVRVVKIRSGVVLARSGGALAKLVLPMKLFQGAKLGHGQQGFSWSHIDDMVGLYLEAAGNSAWSGAINGTAPRPLTNETFTRLLGRQLHRPIMPIPSVLTELGIKILLGEMASEVLEGAFVYPLRAQRMGYVFKFEKAEDALADLLG comes from the coding sequence ATGACCGGGACGCGCGATGAACCCCTCAGCAATGTAGTGGTGGCTGGTGGATCCGGGCTGGTGGGCACCCCGCTGGTCGCTGCGCTCGTGGGCCAAGGGGTTCAAGTCACGGTGCTGAGCAGGGATCCTTCGCGGCAGCTCCTCCCCCAAGGCGCCATGGTCCGCGGATATGACGAGCTTCCAGGCGTCCTGGATGGTTCCGATGCGGTCATCAACCTGGCGGGCGCGAGCATCGCAGGAAAGCGGTGGAATGAAACCTACAAGCGGGAATTGCTGGAAAGCCGCGTTGGCCTTACATCCAGACTGGTGGAGGCCATGTCTGCTTGCAGGATTAAACCCAGAGCGCTCGTGAACGCATCAGCCATCGGATTCTACGGTCCCCGCGGTGGAGAACCTGTGTCCGAGCAGGACGCCAGGGGGAAGGGATTCCTGGCTGACCTTTGCCTCGCGTGGGAAGAAGCGGCGGATAGAGCATTGAAACTTGGGGTCCGCGTGGTCAAAATCCGCAGCGGCGTGGTGCTCGCGAGAAGCGGGGGTGCCTTGGCGAAGCTGGTGCTGCCCATGAAGCTCTTCCAGGGCGCCAAGTTGGGCCATGGCCAGCAGGGCTTTTCCTGGAGCCACATCGACGACATGGTGGGGCTGTACCTTGAGGCCGCGGGAAATTCCGCCTGGAGCGGAGCCATCAATGGCACCGCCCCGCGCCCCCTGACCAACGAGACCTTCACCCGCCTGCTCGGGAGGCAACTGCATCGCCCGATTATGCCTATCCCATCCGTCCTGACTGAGTTAGGCATCAAAATTCTACTTGGTGAAATGGCCTCGGAAGTCCTTGAAGGCGCCTTTGTCTACCCTTTACGCGCCCAGCGGATGGGCTACGTTTTCAAATTCGAAAAGGCAGAGGACGCGCTGGCCGATCTGCTGGGCTGA
- a CDS encoding protein kinase, whose amino-acid sequence MSAIPESIGRYKVLELLGQGAMGAVYLALDPLLKRRLAIKVVKETGDQQHGALIRFQREAEISARLNDPNIITIFDVGEDPVSGPFLAMEYVEGKSLGALIRGDSLDAEEAVRLLLQCAKALVAAEGAGVVHRDVKPENILVSHDSRLKLMDFGIAKGDASKLTTVGMIVGTPSYTAPELLKGAEATPATDRYALAVTAFEMFSGGRMPHPGDTLGAILYHIVHEPPVIPEGMDPKLARVLRQALDLNPALRYPDTRGFLVDLAAAARVGPALQAEISMIPVPTPIALQGDEKSTMTVDQIFAENPFDDSQPFNAPLKPRQESSGKLLMPKEPSSGIVQEDVPTEDALAAIGQTERRAAPGEPEESHSTIIPPQSLLRAASAAREPADTSGPRKAPPAPSYRYTPPEPVAETSSATKELPASFTNWALAAGLLILALGGWAWHNATATRSLHIESFPPGAEARVDGRLLPGRTPLTAEVKANAQELVLDFPFHNRETVKLNSKDNPGKVPLQLWKDYTYVLSEPLNAEVYVDGAPKGQTPLYGLELPGPSQRQQLVVKKEGYRPWSGALEHGRPLASPIRLTLESASGDPGH is encoded by the coding sequence ATGTCCGCGATCCCCGAGTCCATCGGCAGATACAAGGTTCTAGAGCTGCTCGGCCAGGGTGCCATGGGCGCGGTCTACCTCGCGCTCGATCCGCTGCTGAAGCGGCGGCTGGCCATCAAAGTGGTGAAGGAGACCGGCGATCAGCAGCACGGCGCGCTGATCCGGTTCCAGCGGGAAGCCGAGATCTCCGCGCGGCTGAACGATCCCAACATCATCACCATCTTCGATGTCGGCGAGGATCCCGTCAGCGGACCTTTCCTGGCCATGGAATATGTGGAAGGGAAAAGCCTGGGTGCTCTCATCCGCGGCGATTCCCTGGATGCGGAGGAGGCAGTGCGCCTGCTCCTGCAATGCGCCAAGGCGCTGGTGGCTGCCGAAGGCGCAGGCGTGGTGCATCGGGACGTGAAGCCCGAGAACATTCTGGTGAGCCACGATAGCCGCCTGAAGCTCATGGATTTCGGCATTGCCAAGGGTGACGCATCCAAACTGACCACCGTCGGCATGATCGTGGGGACCCCGTCCTACACCGCCCCGGAACTGCTCAAAGGGGCCGAGGCCACGCCGGCTACCGATCGCTACGCGCTCGCGGTGACGGCCTTCGAGATGTTCTCCGGCGGACGCATGCCCCATCCGGGCGACACCCTGGGCGCTATCCTGTACCACATCGTCCATGAGCCGCCGGTGATTCCCGAAGGCATGGATCCGAAGCTTGCCAGGGTCCTGCGGCAGGCACTGGACCTCAACCCGGCCCTGCGTTACCCGGACACCCGGGGGTTCCTGGTGGATCTGGCCGCGGCGGCGCGGGTGGGACCCGCGCTCCAGGCTGAAATCTCCATGATCCCAGTGCCCACGCCCATCGCGCTCCAGGGGGATGAAAAATCCACGATGACGGTGGACCAGATATTCGCGGAAAACCCCTTTGACGACTCCCAGCCCTTCAATGCGCCCTTGAAACCCCGCCAGGAATCATCGGGCAAGCTGCTGATGCCGAAAGAACCCAGCAGCGGCATAGTGCAGGAAGATGTCCCCACCGAAGATGCTCTAGCCGCGATCGGCCAGACTGAGCGCCGCGCGGCGCCAGGAGAGCCCGAGGAATCCCATTCAACGATCATTCCGCCCCAGAGCCTTCTGAGGGCAGCCAGCGCTGCCAGGGAACCTGCCGACACTTCTGGGCCCCGGAAAGCGCCGCCGGCCCCGAGCTACCGTTACACCCCCCCAGAGCCTGTGGCGGAAACCTCCTCCGCTACCAAGGAGCTTCCTGCCTCCTTCACCAACTGGGCCCTGGCGGCTGGTTTGCTGATCTTGGCTTTGGGCGGGTGGGCCTGGCACAACGCCACAGCCACCCGATCCCTGCACATCGAATCCTTTCCTCCGGGGGCGGAAGCAAGAGTGGACGGGCGGCTCCTGCCGGGCCGCACGCCGCTCACCGCCGAAGTGAAAGCCAACGCCCAGGAACTGGTGCTGGATTTCCCTTTCCACAATCGCGAAACGGTGAAGCTCAACTCCAAGGACAACCCCGGCAAGGTGCCGCTCCAGCTCTGGAAGGACTACACCTACGTGCTCAGCGAACCCCTGAACGCCGAGGTCTACGTGGATGGCGCACCCAAAGGCCAGACGCCACTCTATGGCCTGGAATTGCCGGGACCTTCCCAGCGCCAGCAATTGGTGGTGAAGAAGGAGGGATACCGGCCCTGGTCCGGAGCCCTTGAGCATGGGCGGCCCTTGGCTTCGCCCATCCGCCTGACCCTGGAATCGGCCAGCGGGGATCCAGGCCACTGA
- the mltG gene encoding endolytic transglycosylase MltG: MLLATALLALPPLWALWSWQRSGPLMMPGTVLIKKGATVDQIADQLEREGVIRSAPLFKLWARARRLQLIRGEYTFDSQASLSEVASKLRRGEIHFTNIVIPYAAHAWTVQARLKEFVPEDVFWKLWASPNLAATAGFPEALSLEGLVAPATYRVHHAMEPEEIFLAMVEAFHRGVRPHLDGGALPPYETLILASLAEKETNIPEELPIVAGVYARRLRIGMRLQCDPTSLYARWLSGDLRFTAPLREDIARPGSFNTYSVAGLPPTPIAIPSPAAIEAAKRPADGAALYFVATGTGGHRFARTLGEHNRNVALYRAEISRQKREKA; this comes from the coding sequence ATGCTCCTCGCAACCGCCCTACTGGCACTGCCGCCGCTATGGGCGCTCTGGAGCTGGCAGCGGAGCGGCCCCTTGATGATGCCTGGCACGGTGCTCATCAAGAAGGGAGCCACGGTGGACCAGATCGCCGATCAGCTGGAACGGGAGGGCGTCATCCGCTCCGCGCCGCTGTTCAAGCTGTGGGCCCGGGCGCGGCGCCTGCAGCTCATCCGCGGCGAATACACATTCGATTCCCAGGCCAGCCTGTCGGAAGTGGCCAGCAAGCTGCGCCGCGGCGAGATCCATTTCACCAACATCGTCATCCCTTACGCGGCCCATGCTTGGACCGTGCAAGCGCGCTTGAAGGAATTCGTGCCCGAGGACGTGTTCTGGAAACTCTGGGCGAGTCCGAACCTGGCGGCCACCGCAGGTTTTCCGGAGGCCCTGAGCCTCGAAGGCCTGGTGGCGCCGGCGACCTACCGGGTCCATCACGCCATGGAACCCGAAGAGATCTTCCTGGCGATGGTGGAGGCCTTCCACCGGGGTGTCCGTCCCCATCTGGACGGCGGCGCCCTGCCGCCCTACGAAACGCTCATCCTGGCGAGCCTCGCGGAAAAGGAGACCAACATTCCGGAAGAGCTGCCCATTGTGGCGGGTGTCTACGCGCGCCGCCTGCGCATCGGCATGCGCCTCCAATGCGATCCCACCAGCCTCTACGCCCGGTGGCTCAGTGGCGATCTACGGTTCACGGCGCCCCTGCGCGAGGACATCGCGCGGCCCGGCAGCTTCAACACCTACAGCGTGGCCGGCCTTCCCCCGACGCCCATCGCGATCCCCAGCCCTGCCGCCATCGAGGCCGCGAAGCGGCCCGCGGACGGGGCGGCGCTGTATTTTGTGGCCACCGGGACGGGCGGACATCGGTTCGCGCGCACTTTGGGGGAGCACAATCGGAACGTGGCGCTGTACCGCGCCGAAATTTCTAGACAGAAGCGGGAGAAAGCATGA